The following coding sequences lie in one Phorcysia thermohydrogeniphila genomic window:
- the rpmH gene encoding 50S ribosomal protein L34: MSTKRTYQPSRLHGKRVHGFRARMKTKSGREILRRRRRKGRWKLTVSDEWKRR; encoded by the coding sequence TTGTCAACCAAGAGGACATATCAGCCAAGCAGGCTTCACGGTAAAAGGGTTCACGGTTTTAGAGCAAGGATGAAGACAAAATCCGGAAGGGAAATCCTCCGCAGAAGGAGGAGAAAGGGTCGCTGGAAGTTAACGGTGAGTGACGAGTGGAAGAGAAGGTAA
- a CDS encoding sensor histidine kinase → MSREILLRIQNLRDDILFVDRKGYVVGKSKRLWDYYPYGETVKGFEEAVETGRSFFEVEEGERIYRFEVTKLNEELLIVVKKDVSCERRLKKVKKEIVSIISHELKTPLTVIRGNVEYLLNYGECGEKELLEEVIRKVEKIEEIVAGAQKLFSSAKEFSEVKLKPVVESVLETFKEKIEEKSLNLKVYLEDVSAFCERILFEQLVKNLVDNALKFTEKGEIEVRLEKREGEIVLTVRDTGVGIPRELLPVVFEKYVKSPISSGHGIGLSVVREIVRFHGWKIEIETEEGKGTTVRVEIPVS, encoded by the coding sequence TTGAGTAGGGAGATTTTACTGAGGATTCAGAATCTAAGGGACGATATTCTTTTTGTTGATAGAAAGGGCTACGTTGTAGGTAAAAGCAAGAGACTCTGGGATTATTACCCTTACGGCGAGACCGTTAAAGGTTTTGAAGAGGCTGTAGAGACAGGAAGGAGTTTTTTTGAAGTAGAGGAAGGAGAAAGAATCTATCGGTTTGAGGTAACAAAACTAAATGAAGAGCTCCTTATTGTCGTCAAGAAGGACGTTTCCTGCGAAAGGAGACTTAAAAAGGTTAAGAAGGAAATAGTTTCAATCATATCTCACGAGCTTAAAACCCCCCTTACGGTTATAAGAGGAAACGTTGAATACCTCTTGAACTATGGAGAGTGCGGGGAAAAGGAGCTCCTTGAAGAGGTAATCAGGAAAGTAGAGAAGATAGAGGAGATAGTCGCCGGAGCTCAAAAACTTTTTTCTTCGGCTAAGGAGTTTTCGGAAGTTAAGCTAAAGCCTGTGGTTGAGTCTGTCCTTGAAACTTTCAAAGAGAAGATTGAAGAAAAGAGCTTGAATCTAAAGGTCTACCTTGAGGATGTTTCTGCATTCTGTGAGAGGATACTCTTTGAGCAGCTTGTAAAGAACCTTGTTGATAACGCTTTGAAGTTTACTGAGAAAGGAGAGATTGAGGTACGCTTAGAGAAGAGAGAAGGAGAGATTGTGTTAACAGTCAGGGATACTGGGGTTGGGATTCCGAGGGAACTCCTTCCTGTGGTATTTGAGAAGTACGTAAAGTCGCCTATAAGCTCCGGCCACGGCATCGGCCTTTCTGTTGTTAGGGAGATTGTCCGCTTTCACGGCTGGAAAATTGAAATTGAAACTGAGGAAGGAAAGGGAACAACTGTTAGAGTGGAAATTCCTGTCTCTTAG
- a CDS encoding purine-nucleoside phosphorylase, with protein MKAAEFIKRETGIEEFDIAVVGGSGIDLGSSFIEIPYSEIPGMPETAVPGHQGTLKVTEIGGKKVLLFQGRFHYYEGRTDEEIRFIPFLASCLGAKVFIPTCASGAISRRAASAEIGVVVDHINLMGRNPLTGLISSFGDKVFLNAKTLYDRELSTLFLKTGLELGIKVVSAVLAATLGPNYETFAEIRFLELAGADCVSMSTVPDALAAAFYGMKVGALTIFTNDALKPEASHQEVLEVSSRRSEKLSKLLRTAIRNF; from the coding sequence TTGAAAGCAGCGGAGTTCATAAAAAGGGAAACGGGAATAGAGGAGTTTGATATCGCAGTTGTTGGCGGTTCTGGAATAGACTTGGGGAGCTCCTTCATTGAAATCCCCTACTCTGAGATACCCGGAATGCCAGAAACCGCCGTCCCGGGACATCAGGGAACGCTTAAAGTAACAGAGATTGGAGGGAAGAAGGTTCTACTCTTTCAGGGACGATTTCACTACTACGAAGGAAGAACAGATGAGGAAATAAGGTTCATTCCGTTCTTAGCTTCTTGCCTTGGCGCTAAAGTCTTCATACCGACCTGTGCCTCAGGGGCAATATCAAGGAGAGCAGCTTCTGCTGAAATCGGGGTAGTCGTTGACCACATCAACCTGATGGGGAGAAACCCGCTAACCGGACTGATAAGCTCTTTTGGAGATAAGGTTTTCCTTAACGCAAAAACCCTTTACGATAGAGAGCTCTCTACCCTTTTTTTAAAAACGGGACTTGAGCTCGGCATTAAGGTAGTGTCGGCAGTGCTTGCAGCTACCTTAGGGCCAAACTATGAAACCTTTGCCGAGATAAGGTTTTTAGAGCTCGCTGGAGCAGACTGCGTCAGCATGTCAACAGTCCCGGACGCCTTAGCAGCAGCTTTCTACGGAATGAAGGTTGGAGCTCTAACGATATTCACAAACGACGCCCTAAAGCCAGAAGCAAGCCACCAAGAGGTCTTAGAGGTCTCCTCTAGAAGGTCTGAAAAACTCTCAAAACTTTTAAGAACAGCCATTAGAAACTTTTGA
- the yidC gene encoding membrane protein insertase YidC: MERSKLNSFIQAALLALIAVLGFQLFFGSGKEKKEQELPKKTKATKQENIPSREIGDIVKVETPLYTAEISTVNGKLLKLTVKKYNAQLVSESAKNLGIYPLMTVSTDKTLSRELAALKLNPDRKEVIVKDKPVSLKLEGKLSDGRVFRKTLTFYPDSYRIDLKTELKDADLITVIGPDIKVNEAHTSRMGHIGPVVETDKEVFRIEPKELNGFITFSNAKWAGEEEKYFLLAVKDTGFPVMVEKVENHTVVKAFTESGTFFGGPKEIKQLEAVGMDKAIDFGIFGFLAKPLLKFFLFLHKFIPNWGLVIIVLTLIIKVLLHPLTHKSFESMKKMQELAPKLEEIKKKYGNDPQKLNEEVMKLYREAGVNPMGGCLPILLQIPVFFALYEIFLNAVELKGASFLWVADLSVPDPTYAMPILMGVSMILQQKLTPTTNPQQDKIFIIMAIVFTFMFATFPAGLVLYWLTNNIITAIQNLLINKTLQRKAG; encoded by the coding sequence ATGGAAAGAAGTAAATTAAACTCTTTCATACAGGCTGCACTACTTGCTCTAATAGCCGTTCTGGGATTTCAGCTATTCTTTGGCAGCGGGAAGGAGAAAAAAGAGCAGGAGCTCCCCAAAAAGACTAAAGCAACAAAACAGGAGAACATCCCTTCAAGGGAAATCGGCGATATCGTAAAGGTTGAAACTCCCCTCTACACAGCCGAAATCTCCACCGTTAACGGTAAACTACTCAAACTTACCGTTAAGAAGTACAACGCCCAGCTCGTTTCAGAATCTGCCAAGAATCTTGGTATTTATCCACTTATGACCGTCTCAACCGACAAGACCCTCTCCCGAGAGTTAGCCGCTTTAAAACTCAATCCAGACAGGAAAGAAGTTATCGTTAAGGATAAACCCGTTTCCCTTAAGCTTGAAGGAAAACTTTCCGACGGCAGAGTGTTTAGGAAAACTCTCACCTTCTACCCGGATTCCTACCGAATTGACCTCAAAACGGAACTTAAAGACGCAGACCTAATAACAGTGATAGGTCCCGACATAAAGGTAAACGAGGCTCACACTTCCCGTATGGGACACATAGGCCCCGTCGTAGAGACGGATAAAGAGGTCTTCAGAATAGAACCTAAGGAATTAAACGGCTTTATAACTTTCAGCAATGCAAAGTGGGCTGGTGAGGAGGAAAAGTACTTCCTCCTTGCAGTAAAAGACACAGGTTTCCCCGTAATGGTTGAGAAAGTAGAAAACCACACAGTAGTGAAGGCCTTTACCGAGAGCGGAACATTCTTTGGCGGTCCTAAGGAGATTAAACAGCTTGAAGCTGTCGGAATGGATAAAGCAATAGACTTTGGAATATTTGGCTTCTTAGCAAAACCCCTTCTAAAGTTCTTCCTGTTCCTCCATAAGTTCATACCTAACTGGGGACTCGTAATCATCGTCCTGACTCTGATTATCAAAGTACTCCTCCACCCGCTTACCCACAAGAGCTTTGAGTCAATGAAGAAAATGCAGGAGCTTGCTCCAAAACTTGAAGAAATCAAGAAGAAGTACGGCAATGATCCCCAGAAGCTTAACGAGGAAGTAATGAAACTCTACAGAGAAGCAGGCGTTAACCCAATGGGAGGTTGCCTGCCAATACTCCTTCAGATTCCAGTATTCTTTGCCCTTTATGAAATTTTCCTCAACGCCGTTGAGCTTAAAGGGGCTTCATTCCTCTGGGTAGCAGACCTTTCAGTTCCTGACCCAACTTACGCAATGCCAATACTGATGGGCGTTTCTATGATACTCCAGCAAAAACTTACCCCAACAACCAACCCTCAGCAGGACAAAATATTCATCATAATGGCTATAGTCTTCACGTTCATGTTCGCAACGTTCCCGGCTGGACTGGTTCTCTACTGGTTAACGAACAACATCATAACTGCTATTCAGAACCTTCTAATCAACAAAACCTTACAGAGGAAAGCAGGTTAA
- a CDS encoding response regulator transcription factor, whose translation MAVIAVVEDDISIGSLLKRILSAEGFTVRHYLTAENFLNDFLEYGRECDLLILDVMLPGMDGIKTCRFLRQRGVDIPILMLTALSEEEDKVLGLDSGADDYVTKPFGMKELLARVRALLRRRGSSFKEEVKEEVLFTDEGVVIEGRSVNLTKKERELLKVLVENRGRAVTKEELFLKVWGSADVSIRTVDVHIKHLRDKLGGRIRTVWGVGYKFE comes from the coding sequence ATGGCTGTAATAGCAGTTGTTGAGGATGATATCTCTATTGGGAGTCTGCTAAAGAGAATTCTTTCCGCAGAAGGGTTTACGGTAAGGCACTACTTGACTGCTGAGAATTTTTTAAATGATTTCCTTGAGTACGGGAGAGAGTGCGACCTTTTAATACTTGACGTTATGCTTCCGGGAATGGACGGAATTAAGACCTGTCGTTTTTTAAGGCAGAGGGGGGTAGATATACCTATCTTAATGCTTACAGCACTCTCGGAAGAGGAGGATAAGGTTCTTGGCCTTGACAGCGGGGCTGATGACTACGTGACGAAACCTTTTGGGATGAAAGAACTCCTTGCCAGAGTGCGGGCGCTTTTGAGGAGAAGGGGGAGTTCTTTTAAAGAAGAAGTGAAGGAGGAAGTTCTCTTCACGGATGAAGGAGTAGTAATTGAGGGTAGGAGCGTTAACTTAACGAAAAAGGAGAGGGAACTTTTAAAGGTTCTCGTTGAAAACAGGGGAAGAGCCGTTACGAAGGAGGAGCTCTTCCTTAAAGTCTGGGGGAGTGCAGACGTTTCCATCAGGACGGTGGACGTTCACATAAAGCACCTTAGGGATAAACTCGGTGGAAGGATAAGGACCGTCTGGGGAGTGGGGTATAAGTTTGAGTAG
- a CDS encoding hemolysin family protein encodes MESGSLTVYYFILPALVLLSGLFSASETAFFSLNTLRLERLAKEGNKKAAEALKLLQNPANLIATILIGNEMVNVAIAATSTMLFVKLLGEEEGATLAVPATVITLLIFGEVTPKTLAIKYSEKYAFFILNFIKAVGAVITPLRFLLVGVATILLKPFGVELFNKPKAITDEEFMILVSEGAKEGTIAQEEKELIDRTLDLGEMDVKEIMTPRHKIFALREELTVQEAIEKIKDKKFSRIPVYKDSLDQITGILYTRKILPLKLEPRELKKPIKEFMDEPYFVTEFLTLDRLLEDMQRTKKHMAIVVDEYGNTAGLVTLDDILNEIVGESPEESKELSEDRLRLAGDTPIDEVKELLHLREDEILSEVDTLAGLLMALTERIPKKGESVGYQGYTFTVEETEGNRITSVIVEKRK; translated from the coding sequence ATGGAATCGGGCAGTCTGACGGTTTACTACTTTATACTGCCTGCTCTCGTTCTGCTTTCCGGCCTCTTTTCTGCCTCTGAAACGGCCTTTTTCTCCCTCAATACACTTAGACTGGAAAGGCTCGCAAAGGAAGGTAACAAGAAGGCAGCAGAAGCCCTTAAGCTTCTTCAGAACCCTGCTAACCTCATAGCTACAATCCTCATCGGCAACGAGATGGTTAACGTTGCCATAGCTGCAACTTCAACAATGCTCTTTGTAAAACTCCTCGGAGAAGAGGAGGGAGCAACCTTAGCTGTTCCTGCAACAGTGATAACGTTACTTATCTTTGGCGAGGTAACCCCAAAAACCTTAGCCATAAAGTACAGTGAAAAGTACGCCTTCTTTATACTGAACTTCATTAAGGCTGTAGGTGCAGTCATTACCCCTTTAAGGTTTCTGCTCGTTGGAGTAGCCACTATACTACTTAAACCATTTGGAGTTGAGCTATTCAACAAGCCAAAGGCTATAACCGATGAGGAATTTATGATACTTGTATCTGAGGGTGCTAAGGAAGGCACTATTGCCCAAGAGGAGAAGGAGCTCATAGACAGAACCCTTGACCTTGGAGAGATGGACGTAAAGGAGATAATGACTCCAAGGCATAAAATTTTTGCCCTGCGTGAGGAGCTCACAGTCCAAGAGGCCATTGAAAAGATTAAGGATAAAAAGTTTTCCAGAATTCCCGTTTACAAGGACTCCCTTGACCAAATTACCGGAATTCTCTATACGAGAAAAATACTTCCGCTAAAACTTGAACCTCGCGAGCTTAAAAAACCAATAAAGGAGTTTATGGACGAACCCTACTTTGTTACCGAGTTCTTAACCCTTGACAGGCTACTGGAGGACATGCAGAGAACAAAAAAACACATGGCTATTGTTGTTGATGAGTATGGTAACACAGCAGGCCTTGTAACCCTTGACGATATATTAAACGAAATCGTCGGGGAAAGTCCGGAAGAAAGCAAAGAACTCTCGGAAGACAGACTAAGACTTGCCGGCGACACTCCTATAGACGAAGTGAAGGAGCTCCTACACTTAAGAGAAGACGAAATCCTCTCTGAAGTTGATACCCTCGCAGGCCTCTTAATGGCACTTACAGAGAGAATCCCTAAAAAGGGAGAATCTGTTGGCTATCAGGGCTACACCTTTACCGTTGAGGAGACTGAAGGGAACAGGATAACTTCCGTAATCGTGGAGAAAAGGAAATAA
- a CDS encoding thioredoxin family protein, translated as MRIKLVLFSSKECGRCSALRPKLEELALSYGASFEEVDIDRNPEVAAEKMVFTAPAVILEVDGKESARWAGIFPLTMIESLLRRITAP; from the coding sequence ATGAGGATAAAGTTGGTTCTTTTCTCTTCAAAGGAGTGTGGGAGGTGTTCGGCCTTAAGGCCAAAGCTTGAGGAGCTTGCCTTAAGTTACGGGGCTTCCTTTGAGGAAGTGGACATTGACAGAAACCCTGAAGTTGCAGCCGAGAAAATGGTTTTCACCGCTCCGGCTGTTATCCTTGAAGTTGACGGAAAGGAGTCTGCAAGGTGGGCGGGGATATTCCCTCTTACCATGATAGAGTCTTTACTTAGGAGAATTACAGCTCCCTGA
- a CDS encoding hemolysin family protein, whose translation MELLPFILIIVCVLFEGFFSGSEIAIVSLPRVELQKKLQKREKGALLLDRLLKEPEKLLTTTLIGTNLSTVTGSAIFTTAILDTITATFPSLKSYPEVVTVLCFTPITLTFGELIPKSLFQKYSHRIAFKIVYPIYFFYILFKPVSIFVMGFARFLAKRVGAESRESPFVTKEELKLLVESASRLKVERTERNILRNILRLREKTVGDIYVPLLNVVAVEEGAPIEEVLRLSEQSGFSKFPVYRNRFDNIVGYISISDLLNVKDGKVRVKSLMKPILIFPEYMSIFEALKEFRKTKEQMAIVVDEYGSTLGIVTPEDILEEIVGKIEDEFDKPGVKVTKKEGEIIADGTAEIDEINRFLKKPLPTAPDYATVAGLILSKLGRFPQKGEKVRLNTAELTVLEVDPKKIKKVRIREL comes from the coding sequence ATGGAGCTGCTGCCGTTTATCCTTATAATAGTATGCGTACTCTTTGAAGGATTCTTTTCCGGCAGCGAGATAGCGATAGTTTCCCTTCCGCGGGTAGAACTGCAAAAAAAGCTTCAGAAAAGAGAGAAGGGAGCTCTCCTTTTAGATAGGTTACTAAAAGAGCCCGAAAAGCTCCTAACGACGACACTCATAGGAACAAACCTCTCCACAGTCACAGGTTCAGCCATATTTACAACGGCCATTCTGGACACCATAACGGCCACATTCCCCTCCCTGAAAAGTTACCCAGAAGTTGTAACAGTCCTCTGCTTTACCCCCATAACCCTCACCTTTGGGGAGCTCATACCTAAGAGCCTTTTTCAGAAATACTCCCACAGGATAGCCTTCAAGATAGTCTACCCCATTTACTTCTTCTACATCCTCTTTAAGCCCGTGTCTATCTTTGTCATGGGATTTGCCCGCTTCCTCGCTAAACGTGTAGGTGCAGAGTCAAGGGAAAGCCCCTTCGTAACAAAAGAGGAACTCAAGCTCCTCGTAGAGAGTGCCTCAAGGCTAAAAGTGGAGAGAACGGAGAGGAACATCCTCAGGAATATACTTCGTCTGAGGGAAAAGACTGTTGGAGATATCTACGTACCCCTTTTAAACGTCGTTGCAGTTGAGGAGGGAGCTCCAATAGAAGAGGTCCTTAGACTGTCGGAACAGTCAGGCTTTTCAAAGTTTCCCGTTTACAGGAACAGATTTGACAACATCGTCGGCTACATATCCATATCAGACCTTCTAAACGTTAAAGACGGAAAGGTTAGAGTAAAGAGCTTAATGAAGCCGATACTGATATTCCCCGAGTACATGAGCATCTTTGAAGCCCTAAAAGAGTTTCGGAAGACGAAAGAACAAATGGCAATAGTAGTTGACGAGTACGGCTCAACCCTCGGAATTGTTACCCCTGAGGATATCCTTGAAGAGATAGTAGGAAAGATAGAGGATGAGTTTGACAAACCCGGCGTGAAAGTAACTAAGAAGGAAGGAGAGATAATTGCCGACGGAACCGCTGAAATAGACGAGATAAACCGATTCCTCAAAAAGCCCCTTCCAACAGCTCCAGATTACGCTACAGTAGCGGGACTCATTCTCTCAAAGCTTGGAAGGTTCCCCCAGAAAGGAGAAAAAGTAAGGCTAAACACGGCAGAACTCACCGTTCTTGAGGTTGACCCAAAAAAGATAAAGAAAGTCAGAATCAGGGAGCTGTAA
- the tnpB gene encoding IS200/IS605 family element RNA-guided endonuclease TnpB, with amino-acid sequence MLYVYRFRLYPTKEQVEFLNRQIGHCRFVYNKLLEITKENYEREGKSWNYYEYKKLLPKLKEKFPFLKEANSQSLQEAIKWLDRAFKNFFKGLAKFPKFKSKKRINSVSIPQHFRIEGNKIKIPKLKTPIKFKKHREIEGRVKSISITKLPSGKFYLNILVDREIKPLPQTDKVVAIDLGITHFCTLSTGEKIENPKYLLKTEKRLKKLQRKLSRKVKGSNKYRKLQKRIAKLNEKIVNQRNDFLHKLSKRIIGDNQAVIVEGLKVKGLLQNSKLSKHIANASWRRFISYLEYKAKFYGRKLVKINPFYPSSKLCSVCGYKNENLKLSDRKWKCPNCGTQHNRDYNASLNLLKEGLKLIKGSLTIRAVGLERPELTPVESAVALVEAGSSSSQ; translated from the coding sequence ATGCTTTACGTTTACAGATTCAGACTTTACCCTACGAAAGAGCAGGTAGAGTTTTTAAACCGCCAGATAGGACACTGCAGGTTTGTCTACAACAAGCTCCTTGAAATAACCAAAGAAAATTATGAAAGGGAAGGGAAGAGTTGGAATTACTACGAATACAAGAAATTACTGCCTAAACTTAAAGAGAAATTTCCATTTCTCAAAGAAGCAAACAGTCAATCACTTCAAGAAGCAATAAAGTGGCTCGATAGAGCGTTTAAGAACTTCTTTAAAGGACTTGCGAAATTTCCTAAGTTCAAGAGTAAAAAGAGAATAAATAGCGTATCAATACCTCAACATTTCCGTATAGAGGGAAACAAAATCAAGATACCGAAACTTAAAACACCGATAAAGTTCAAAAAACACAGGGAGATAGAGGGAAGAGTTAAAAGCATTTCAATCACTAAACTACCGTCCGGGAAGTTTTACCTCAACATACTTGTTGATAGAGAAATAAAACCACTTCCACAAACAGATAAGGTAGTAGCGATAGACTTAGGAATTACCCACTTCTGTACCCTATCAACGGGAGAGAAGATAGAAAATCCGAAGTACCTGTTGAAGACGGAAAAGAGACTCAAAAAACTCCAAAGAAAATTATCAAGGAAAGTAAAGGGTAGTAACAAATACCGTAAACTTCAAAAAAGGATAGCAAAGCTTAACGAAAAAATAGTGAACCAGAGAAATGACTTTCTACACAAACTAAGCAAGAGAATAATCGGCGATAACCAAGCCGTAATAGTGGAAGGCTTAAAAGTCAAGGGATTACTCCAGAACAGTAAACTTTCCAAACACATAGCAAACGCGAGCTGGAGAAGGTTCATCTCCTATCTGGAGTATAAAGCAAAGTTCTACGGTAGGAAACTGGTCAAGATAAACCCGTTCTATCCCTCATCAAAGCTCTGCTCTGTATGTGGCTACAAGAACGAAAATCTCAAACTGTCTGATAGGAAATGGAAGTGTCCTAACTGTGGAACACAACACAATAGGGATTACAATGCGAGCCTAAACCTCTTGAAAGAGGGACTGAAACTCATAAAGGGGTCGCTCACCATACGAGCGGTAGGGTTGGAACGACCCGAACTTACGCCCGTGGAGAGTGCGGTTGCACTCGTTGAGGCGGGAAGCTCCTCATCTCAATGA
- the yidD gene encoding membrane protein insertion efficiency factor YidD, whose amino-acid sequence MKEVLILLIRLYQKFVSPLFPSSCRFYPSCSSYAIMAIEKYGVIKGGLKATWRILRCNPFSKGGIDYP is encoded by the coding sequence ATGAAGGAAGTTTTGATACTCCTCATCAGGCTCTACCAGAAGTTCGTATCACCCCTATTTCCCTCAAGCTGCAGGTTCTATCCTTCCTGTTCCTCTTACGCGATTATGGCAATTGAAAAGTACGGGGTCATTAAAGGCGGCCTCAAGGCTACATGGAGAATTTTACGCTGCAATCCTTTTTCAAAAGGTGGAATAGACTATCCGTAA
- a CDS encoding ketopantoate reductase family protein, producing MKFVIFGTGGVGGFYGGMIARGGNEVVFIARGEKLKAMKEKGLTVKSFKHGQWTVKEDGRRVFFTDKPLEAGKADVVLVCVKSYDTEKVAPRIKPLLKEDTVVVSVQNGIENEEILAKFLGEKHVLGATAFIGAYVKEPGVVVHEAAGLLEIGEMTGEVTERVERLVEELKRCGIEARVSRDIRYTLWKKLVWNVAFNPYSVITRATVGEMLEMPETYEVLKNLMLECYKVAESYGVKLKPKVMENYLRSSPDLKNYKTSMLLDFERGKPIELEGITGALIRKAEEKGVPVPYNRCVYATVKLLDRKRWK from the coding sequence ATGAAGTTTGTCATTTTCGGCACAGGAGGGGTAGGCGGTTTTTACGGCGGGATGATTGCAAGGGGTGGCAATGAAGTTGTTTTTATTGCAAGGGGCGAAAAACTAAAAGCTATGAAGGAGAAAGGTTTAACAGTTAAAAGTTTTAAGCACGGCCAGTGGACCGTTAAAGAGGATGGAAGGAGGGTTTTTTTTACAGATAAACCTTTGGAGGCTGGTAAGGCGGACGTAGTTCTTGTCTGCGTAAAGTCCTACGATACTGAAAAAGTAGCCCCTCGGATAAAGCCCCTTCTTAAAGAGGATACCGTTGTAGTCTCTGTTCAAAACGGTATAGAGAACGAGGAGATTCTTGCCAAGTTCTTGGGGGAAAAGCACGTCCTTGGAGCTACAGCCTTTATTGGTGCTTACGTTAAAGAGCCGGGAGTTGTCGTCCACGAGGCGGCTGGACTCCTTGAGATAGGTGAGATGACGGGAGAAGTTACTGAAAGGGTTGAAAGGCTCGTTGAAGAGCTTAAAAGGTGTGGAATTGAAGCAAGAGTTTCAAGGGACATTCGCTATACCCTGTGGAAAAAACTCGTTTGGAACGTTGCCTTTAATCCCTACTCCGTGATAACGAGAGCTACCGTCGGTGAAATGCTTGAAATGCCTGAAACCTATGAGGTGCTTAAGAATCTAATGCTTGAGTGCTATAAAGTGGCCGAAAGCTACGGCGTAAAGCTTAAACCCAAAGTTATGGAGAACTACCTACGCTCTTCCCCAGACCTCAAAAACTACAAGACCTCTATGCTACTTGACTTTGAAAGGGGTAAGCCAATAGAGCTTGAAGGTATTACTGGAGCTCTCATAAGGAAGGCAGAGGAGAAGGGAGTTCCAGTGCCTTACAACCGATGTGTTTACGCAACTGTGAAGCTTTTAGATAGGAAGAGGTGGAAATGA
- the rnpA gene encoding ribonuclease P protein component has protein sequence MEEKVRFTFRKYERLRKQSEFERVFSYGKSLGGSTVAFYFAPNDLGYARAGFIVSKKVCRKAVERNRAKRLMREVFRLNKHKLKPVDIVFIARKGIKGKKFQDVEKDFLKLARKAGILRDEE, from the coding sequence GTGGAAGAGAAGGTAAGGTTCACTTTCCGCAAGTATGAAAGGCTCAGGAAGCAGTCGGAGTTTGAGAGGGTATTCAGCTACGGGAAGAGCCTCGGTGGCTCCACCGTGGCTTTTTATTTTGCTCCAAACGATTTAGGATACGCAAGAGCGGGATTCATAGTATCAAAGAAGGTTTGCAGGAAAGCCGTTGAGAGGAACCGAGCAAAGAGGCTAATGAGGGAAGTTTTCAGACTTAACAAGCATAAGCTCAAGCCAGTTGATATAGTTTTTATAGCACGAAAAGGGATAAAAGGGAAAAAATTTCAAGACGTAGAAAAGGACTTTCTGAAACTGGCGAGGAAAGCCGGCATTTTAAGGGATGAAGAATGA